One Archangium violaceum genomic window, AGATCTCGAACTGGCGATTCTTCAGCTCGCCCTGGGCCACGGCCTCTTCATGGCTGTACTGGCCGTTGCTGTATTGGCTGAAGGGCGTTTCCCAGTGCAGGTCCGCCTTGTTCGGCATGAAGCCGAAATCGCCCAGCTTGCCGAGCAGCTTCTCGTAGCCCTGCTCCATCAGTTCATTGGTGCAGACCACGCTCGGGTCATTGGCCTTGCAGGCGGCGTTGCCGGTGGCGTACACCTTCTGTTCCTTGCCGTCCGCGGTCAGGAAATCGTTCTTGCCTGCCTCGTCGTCGTCGTACGGCTCGTTGGGATCGTGGTTGCCGGGCGCGATGAAGAAGCGCATGCCCTTGGCCTGGTACTCATTCAGGATGTCGGCGATGCCGTTGATGTTGATCGGCTGGGCATCGTCGGAGAAGTCGCCAGGGAGCGCCACCAGCCGCACGCCCTTCGCGTACGCGTCATCCAGTGCGGCGCGGAAGGCGAAGTAGTTCTCGTTGAACAGGCGGGTCGAGGTCAGCTGCGCATACATGGTACGGATGGTCGCGTTCCTGCCATCCCGGGTCGGAATGCCAGCGAACCGCGCGCTCTTGAAATCGCCATAGACGTTTTCGAAGTGGACATCCGTCATGAATGCGACGGCGGGCATGGCCGCGGGAGCTTCCGGCTTCGGCGTTTCCGGCTCCGGAAGGGGGCGCTCGTCATCGCAGGAGGACAACAGTGCCGCCAACAGCGCCGCGCCAGCATGCGTCGGGCGCAATCGCATCTTGATACCCATGTCTGAACCCCGTGAAAGTGATTGGTCAAAAACGACAAGGCACATCACGTTATTGCATCGGGGGAATGGTCTCTTTATTACATATCGGTCACATATCTGTGACTCGCATGTCGCTGGTTCACGAGCCCGCGGGTGACGCTCTCGCGGCGGCGAGTGCCTGCTCACGGAGCCATCAGTGCGAGGGGTCCTGCTGCCGATGCGGGTGCCAGAGCTGCTGCACGCGCAGTGGTTCGTGGGGAATCTCCACCGGCACCAGGGTGAGCGGGAAGGCCTCGGCGAAGCGGCGTGCCACCCGCTCCGGCAGCGCGGCGATGAGATCGGTGCTCGCCAGCACCCAGGGCGCCACGAGGTAGTGAGGGGTGAAGAGCACCACGTTGCGGCGGACCTTCGTCTTGCGCTCGATGCTTCCCTCGGTACCGCCGCGCGGTGAGACATGGAACTGGGGCAGCGAGAGGTCGAGGCGCCGCGGGTTGCGCAGGTCCTGGCGGCGCTGCCGGCTCACTCGGGCTCGTCGCCGGTTCTCCCCCGGTGGCGCGCCTTTTTTCCATCCCTGGGATTGCCGTATCTCATTTCTGGGATCGCCGCGGGCGATGGGCTCACCGCGTGTGTCTTCCTCTGGGAGGGGCGGAGTGCTAGGTGGGGGCTGCCTGTGTGAAGAGGGGGCGCCATGAGCCAGTCGATGGAAGTGCGATGCCTGCGGTGTGGACGGCCGGAGGATGGGGAAGGGGTCCGGTGCCGCTGTGGGGCGAGCCTGCTCGTCGACGTGGTGCTGAAGGAGCGGAACCCCGAGGAGCGCAGGAGCTTCCAGCTGGCGCGGGCGCTGGCTCCGCTGGGCCCGCCGGTTCCACCCTTCGCCGAGCTGCGCAAGGAGTTGGAGCGGGCGGATGGGCGGGTGGTGCGCGGGGTGTCCCGGGTCTTCGCGCAGCGGGTCGTGGAGGCGCTGGCCACGCAGGGCGCCACCGCGGAGCTGCGGCCCTCGAAGAGCACCGGGGGGATGCCGGGCTGGGTTCCGGCGGTGATCGGGGGCGCGGCGCTGATCGGAGTCGGGGTGGGGGCGGTCATGGCCACACGGAAGGCACCGGTGCCCGAGACGCCCGCCGCCACCGTCGAGGCCACCGCCGTCCCCGATGCCGGCACGGAGGCCGAGGCGCCGCCGAAGATGCTCACCACCCAGGAGATCTCACGGCTCTCGCTGCCGAGCACGGTGAGCCTGCGGTGCGAGGGGTCCACGGGGGCGGGCTTCTTCGTGGGCGAGGAGCTGGTGCTGACGAACGCGCACGTGGCGTGTCCGGTGGGCACGGTGATGGAGGTGACGCTGTCGGACGGGCGGCGGGTGCTGGGCCAGACGTTGGAGCGCGACGAGGACCTGGACCTGGCGACGGTGCGGGTGTCGGGCGCGCGAGCCGAGCCGCTGCCCCTGGGTGATGCCACGGAGCTGTCGCCGGGAGACCGGCTGGTGTTCATCGGCAGTCCCAAGGGCCTGTCCTTCACGGTGCACGAGGGCAAGGTGAGCCACCTGGGCCGGGAGTACCTGGGCGTGGGCTACGTGCAGTTCGACGCCTCCGTCAACCCTGGCAACAGCGGTGGCCCGTTGATCAACGGGCGCGGCGAGGTGGTGGGCGTGGTCTCCCTCAAGGTGACCAACGCGGAAGGCATCGGGCTGGCTCTGCCCATCCAGTACGCGGAGAAGATGGTGTCCGTGCCGGCGACGCCCGAGTCCGAGCAGCGGTGGGCGGCGCTCCAGGAGAAGGTGGCGCAGGAGGAGGAGCGAGGTCTGCGGCAGTTCCGGCTGGAGCCCTACACCCCGGCGCTCCTGGGCCTGGAGGAGAGCACCAGCGTGGGGCTGGTGGTGTTCCTGGCGGAGCGCTTTCCGCAGGCGCCCTCGCGGATGAACCACCGCTTCGAGCTTCAATCCGATGCGGGTACGTGCGCGATGGAGGTGTCGTTCGAGCGGTGGAAACCGCTGATGGACGCGGCGAAGGACGAGGACAACACCCGGCGGCTGAGGTGGCTGGCGTCGAAGGGGCTGACGGAGCACCTGTACGTGGGGGCGGCGAGGCTGCCGGTGGAGTCGTGCCCGCGGACGGGGACGGGGCAGGGCTGGCTGACGGTGGTCAAGGGGAGCCCGGAGGTCTCGCGCACGAAGCTGAAGCTGGAGCAGGTGGAGAAGGCGCGGGAGGTGTGGAAGGCCCGGGAGGCGGAGCGTCGCTTCTTCAGCGGGAGGGGGCTGCGCTCACTGAACAACGAGCCCGCGGGCGGGAGCGCGTACGATCGGCAGGCGGAGCAGTCGTGGCGCTCGGCGTTCCAGGGGGCGCAGAACGACATCCTCCGGCTGGAGGCGGAGCGGCGGAGGTACGCTCAGGAGGACGCGGTGGGGCACAACGTGCGGAGTACGCTGGACGACATCGATCGGCGATTGAAGCGGGCGCGGGAGCGGCTGGCGGACCTGGAGCGCAAGGCATCGAACGCGGGGGTCCCTCGCGAGTGGAGGCAGTAGGACATGGACGCTCAACCTCGCATTGGCGTGGGAGCCTTCATCCTGGACGGGGAGCGCCGCCGGCTGTTGCTGGTGCGGCGCCGACGCATGCCCGAGGCGGATCATTGGGGTCTGCCCGGCGGCAAGGTCGATTT contains:
- a CDS encoding trypsin-like peptidase domain-containing protein — protein: MSQSMEVRCLRCGRPEDGEGVRCRCGASLLVDVVLKERNPEERRSFQLARALAPLGPPVPPFAELRKELERADGRVVRGVSRVFAQRVVEALATQGATAELRPSKSTGGMPGWVPAVIGGAALIGVGVGAVMATRKAPVPETPAATVEATAVPDAGTEAEAPPKMLTTQEISRLSLPSTVSLRCEGSTGAGFFVGEELVLTNAHVACPVGTVMEVTLSDGRRVLGQTLERDEDLDLATVRVSGARAEPLPLGDATELSPGDRLVFIGSPKGLSFTVHEGKVSHLGREYLGVGYVQFDASVNPGNSGGPLINGRGEVVGVVSLKVTNAEGIGLALPIQYAEKMVSVPATPESEQRWAALQEKVAQEEERGLRQFRLEPYTPALLGLEESTSVGLVVFLAERFPQAPSRMNHRFELQSDAGTCAMEVSFERWKPLMDAAKDEDNTRRLRWLASKGLTEHLYVGAARLPVESCPRTGTGQGWLTVVKGSPEVSRTKLKLEQVEKAREVWKAREAERRFFSGRGLRSLNNEPAGGSAYDRQAEQSWRSAFQGAQNDILRLEAERRRYAQEDAVGHNVRSTLDDIDRRLKRARERLADLERKASNAGVPREWRQ